A part of Setaria viridis chromosome 8, Setaria_viridis_v4.0, whole genome shotgun sequence genomic DNA contains:
- the LOC117833510 gene encoding transcription factor LHW — MAVGDALRRLCEEIGWSYAVFWKAIGAADPVRLVWEDGYCGHTSCPVGSESSEALPSDTGCSVPAADTICSLVNKVMASEIHVVGQGTVGRAAFCGNHQWIVHGTANGHELSSEVAAEMNNQFRVGIQTIAIIPVLPRGVLQLGSTGLVMENTNFVMFAKKLCSQLNNRSSMAASASVKNASSQHGQSRSVHGVIHVRSDDSSSKICSQFPVTSEQNSCPGTATVSTSTPPNALLNASLLKVAQQNGHPVRENFVYAKPDVRFIQQASYCDSRLGTNTQSVAMSSGLISPSLTSVKKQSLLMNGIGELEFSNNAHSSADLARNVILRSLVHQDPSACENTNINIHRGRYVVSNDRNGHGDFDFLTVGARSSGANLCTSVPSQVLDHTSGTLQQKQSQVLSKVPQSSEISKKMANPERGSFRVPSAPASESDGQVSSSLNVGQENQLSRSNHLLPDQNINRVNDPSANVSTQRMKNLDVCELPGMPSERASSLLVEPAADNDLFGMFGAEFNQFTQSVGADLVSWSGAESQNSDRNVPESSTYLDNSPLFSSLDTELHCSGMFSLTETDQLLDAVISNINPSGKQCPDDSASCKTALTDAPSTSHLGPKDLKQCESSGVPSVLIKHESVQFVKQPCFFEKPEDGCLSQNNGMHKSQIRLWIESGQNMKCESTSASNSKGVDTPSKANRKRSRPGESPKPRPKDRQLIQDRIKELRELVPNGAKCSIDGLLEKTVKHMLFLQSVTKNADKLKDSTESKILGGENGPLWKDYFEGGATWAFDVGSQSMTCPIIVEDLDRPRQMLVEMLCEDRGIFLEIADFIKGLGLTILRGVMEMRKSKIWARFTVEANRDVTRMEIFLSLVRLLEPNCDGGAAENANNMNKPLGLVHQPIIPATGRIP, encoded by the exons GCGTTTGGTGTGGGAGGACGGCTACTGTGGCCACACGTCATGCCCTGTCGGATCTGAGTCTTCTGAAGCTCTGCCCAGTGACACCGGGTGCTCTGTTCCTGCTGCTGACACCATCTGCTCGCTTGTCAACAAAGTTATGGCGTCGGAGATTCATGTCGTTGGACAAGG GACCGTAGGCCGTGCTGCGTTCTGTGGCAATCATCAATGGATCGTCCACGGTACTGCCAATGGTCACGAGCTCTCCTCCGAG GTGGCTGCTGAGATGAACAATCAGTTCAGAGTTGGCATTCAG ACTATTGCGATTATTCCTGTGCTACCGCGGGGTGTGCTGCAGTTGGGTTCTACTGGTTTG GTTATGGAGAACACAAATTTTGTGATGTTTGCAAAGAAGTTGTGCTCTCAGCTAAACAACCGTTCAAGTATGGCTGCATCTGCTTCAGTTAAAAATGCTTCAAGTCAGCATGGTCAGTCACGTTCTGTACACGGCGTGATTCATGTTCGCTCTGATGACAGCAGCTCAAAAATCTGCAGTCAATTTCCAGTGACTTCTGAACAAAACAGCTGTCCTGGTACTGCAACTGTGTCAACTAGCACACCACCAAATGCATTACTGAATGCATCTTTGCTTAAGGTTGCGCAGCAGAATGGTCATCCTGTTAGAGAGAACTTTGTATATGCCAAGCCTGATGTTAGGTTTATACAACAAGCATCCTACTGTGACAGTCGACTTGGAACTAACACACAGAGTGTTGCTATGAGCTCAGGTTTGATCTCCCCTAGCTTGACCTCGGTGAAAAAGCAGTCACTTTTGATGAATGGCATTGGAGAGTTAGAGTTCAGTAATAATGCACATTCATCAGCAGATTTGGCTAGAAATGTTATTTTGAGATCCCTTGTGCACCAGGACCCTTCTGCCTGTGAGAATACAAATATCAATATACATCGTGGAAGGTATGTGGTATCCAATGATAGAAATGGTCATGGGgattttgattttctaactgTAGGTGCTAGATCAAGTGGGGCTAACTTATGTACCAGTGTTCCGAGTCAAGTATTGGACCACACTTCAGGAACATTGCAGCAGAAACAATCTCAAGTTCTGTCCAAGGTTCCCCAATCTTCTGAAATATCTAAGAAAATGGCAAATCCTGAAAGAGGGTCATTTCGAGttccttcagctccagcttctGAATCTGATGGCCAGGTTTCTAGCAGCTTGAATGTGGGCCAAGAGAATCAATTAAGTAGGTCAAACCATTTACTACCTGACCAAAATATTAATAGAGTTAATGATCCAAGCGCTAATGTCAGCACACAGAGAATGAAGAACCTGGATGTATGCGAGCTCCCAGGAATGCCCAGCGAGAGAGCTTCCTCATTGCTTGTGGAGCCTGCTGCAGATAATGACTTGTTTGGTATGTTTGGTGCTGAATTTAATCAGTTCACCCAGAGTGTGGGTGCTGATTTGGTCAGCTGGAGTGGTGCAGAGTCTCAGAATTCAGATAGAAATGTGCCTGAATCATCAACATATCTAGATAACTCACCCCTCTTCAGTTCACTAGACACTGAGCTTCACTGTTCTGGGATGTTTTCACTAACTGAAACTGATCAACTATTGGATGCTGTCATCTCAAACATCAATCCAAGTGGCAAACAGTGTCCTGATGATAGTGCTTCTTGCAAGACTGCATTGACGGATGCTCCTAGCACATCTCATCTTGGTCCAAAAGACTTGAAGCAATGTGAGTCCTCCGGCGTCCCTTCAGTGCTAATTAAGCATGAGTCAGTGCAGTTTGTTAAACAACCATGTTTCTTTGAGAAACCTGAGGATGGCTGTCTTTCCCAAAATAATGGAATGCACAAATCTCAGATACGTCTTTGGATTGAGAGTGGTCAGAATATGAAATGTGAAAGTACGTCAGCTTCTAACAGCAAGGGTGTTGATACGCCAAGCAAGGCAAATCGAAAGAGATCTCGACCAGGAGAGAGTCCTAAGCCGCGGCCAAAGGACCGACAGCTGATACAGGACCGGATAAAGGAGCTTCGTGAGCTTGTACCAAATGGAGCAAAG TGTAGCATTGATGGTTTGTTGGAGAAAACAGTTAAGCACATGCTTTTCTTACAAAGTGTGACAAAGAATGCTGACAAGCTCAAGGATTCTACCGAATCTAAG ATACTTGGTGGTGAAAATGGACCCCTTTGGAAAGACTACTTTGAAGGTGGGGCAACCTGGGCTTTTGATGTTGGCTCTCAGTCAATGACATGCCCAATCATCGTTGAGGATCTTGACCGACCTCGTCAGATGCTTGTAGAG ATGCTTTGTGAGGATAGAGGAATCTTCTTGGAGATAGCTGACTTTATCAAAGGACTTGGATTGACTATCTTGAGGGGTGTAATGGAAATGCGTAAAAGTAAAATCTGGGCACGATTTACTGTTGAG GCAAACCGGGACGTAACCAGAATGGAAATCTTTCTATCACTTGTGCGCTTGTTGGAACCGAATTGTGATGGCGGAGCAGCAGAGAACGCTAACAACATGAACAAGCCTCTGGGTTTGGTGCACCAACCTATTATCCCCGCAACAGGTCGCATCCCGTGA
- the LOC117833512 gene encoding BEL1-like homeodomain protein 1: MAAYYHGGAGTDIQASTDGLQTLYLMNPSYTAGYADAGASPPGPANMMLLNSAVSTMTPASFGHHQQSPSAAQQHFVGIPLQAPPAGYNLWAPATSGAADMSPPQAQTPGAAGVSAVLSLSSREAPPVTVAAVGGADEGKYHLVGASATSQGQMVMSSKYLKAAQELLDEVVSVSKGVEEAKAATKSLSAVKKKEDSEGVSGGGTEDGGGAKSGSAAPELSTAERQELQMKKSKLINMLDEVEQRYRQYHGQMQAVSASFEAAAGAGSARTYTALALRTISRQFRCLRDAIAAQVRAASRALGEDADAAVAAGGRTVGSRLRYIDHQLRQQRALQQLGMMQGGAWRPQRGLPERSVSILRAWLFEHFLHPYPKDSDKIMLAKQTGLTRSQVSNWFINARVRLWKPMVEEMYLEETKDQDGGNDEGKSGGGTKSGDTSNGVDGVTPRADGGSGAAMSKAAGRVGAEGASSAKGVGGGVHGSTLLELAGDQHTAHPGFYEDEGDDADDVERRLKKARGDEPGAPFHSHHVHDMAALHAQAAAAARQQHEEVSHRELLMKFMESGGGGAGARDQHHQDGGGYSLFAPGPYGQFGSEPFAFAGNGGVSLTLGLPHGAGGGAEQTASFLMGSSASGDGGSHGGAGGYDMNMQSTKSFAAQLMRDFVA, translated from the exons ATGGCGGCGTActaccacggcggcgccggcacggaCATCCAGGCCAGCACCGACGGCCTGCAGACGCTGTACCTCATGAACCCGAGCTACACCGCCGGCTACGCTGACGCCGGCGCGTCCCCTCCTGGCCCGGCCAACATGATGCTCCTCAACTCGGCGGTCAGCACCATGACCCCGGCGTCCTTCGGCCACCACCAGCAGTCACCgtcggcggcgcagcagcactTCGTCGGCATCCCTCTGCAGGCGCCACCGGCGGGCTACAACCTCTGGGCCCCGGCCACGAGCGGCGCCGCCGACATGTCGCCGCCGCAGGCGCAGACTCCCGGCGCCGCGGGGGTCAGCGCCGTGCTCAGCCTATCGTCCCGCGAGGCGCCGCCGGTCACGGTCGCCGCCGTGGGAGGCGCCGACGAGGGGAAGTACCATCTGGTGGGCGCGTCGGCCACGTCGCAGGGCCAGATGGTGATGAGCTCCAAGTACCTCAAGGCAGCGCAGGAGCTGCTCGACGAGGTGGTGAGCGTCAGCAAGGGCGTGGAGGAGGCCAAGGCCGCGACCAAGAGCCTGTCGGcggtgaagaagaaggaggactCGGAGGGCGTCTCCGGTGGCGGcaccgaggacggcggcggggcgaagagcggcagcgcggcgccggAGTTGTCCACGGCGGAGCGGCAGGAGCTGCAGATGAAGAAGAGCAAGCTTATCAACATGCTTGACGAG GTGGAGCAGCGGTACCGGCAGTACCACGGGCAGATGCAGGCGGTGTCGGCGTCgttcgaggcggcggcgggtgccggGTCGGCGCGGACGTACACGGCGCTGGCGCTGCGCACCATCTCGCGGCAGTTCCGGTGCCTGCGGGACGCGATCGCGGCGCAGGTGCGCGCGGCGAGCCGGGCCCTCGGCGAGGAcgcggacgccgccgtcgccgccggcggccgcaccGTCGGCTCCCGCCTCCGCTACATCGACCACCAGCTCCGGCAGCAGCGCGCGCTCCAGCAGCTCGGCATGATGCAGGGCGGCGCGTGGCGGCCCCAGCGCGGCCTCCCCGAGCGCTCCGTCTCCATCCTCCGCGCATGGCTCTTCGAGCACTTCCTGCACCC ATACCCCAAGGATTCGGACAAGATCATGCTCGCCAAGCAAACCGGACTCACCAGGAGCCAG GTGTCCAACTGGTTCATCAACGCGAGGGTGCGGCTGTGGAAGCCGATGGTGGAGGAGATGTACCTGGAGGAGACCAAGGACCAGGACGGCGGCAACGACGAGGGGAAGTCCGGCGGCGGGACCAAGAGCGGCGACACGAGTAACGGGGTCGACGGCGTCACGCCGAGGgcggacggcggcagcggcgccgccatGTCGAAGGCCGCGGGGCGCGTGGGGGCGGAGGGCGCGTCGTCCGCCaagggcgtcggcggcggcgtccacggcTCCACGCTGCTCGAGCTCGCCGGGGACCAGCACACGGCGCACCCCGGCTTCTACGAAGACGAGGgtgacgacgccgacgacgtcgAGCGCAGGCTCAAGAAGGCGAGGGGAGACGAGCCGGGGGCACCGTTCCACAGCCACCACGTGCACGACATGGCGGCGCTGCACGCgcaggccgcggcggcagcgaggcAGCAGCACGAGGAGGTGAGCCACCGTGAGCTGCTCATGAAGTTCatggagagcggcggcggcggcgccggcgccagggaCCAACACCaccaggacggcggcgggtaCTCCCTCTTCGCCCCGGGGCCGTACGGGCAGTTCGGCTCGGAGCCGTTCGCGTTCGCCGGGAACGGCGGGGTGTCGCTGACTCTCGGCCTCCCgcacggcgctggcggcggcgccgagcagACGGCGTCGTTCCTCATGGGCAGCAGcgccagcggcgacggcggcagccacggcggcgccggcggctacgacatgaacatgcagagcaccaaGTCCTTCGCGGCGCAGCTCATGAGGGACTTCGTCGCCTAG
- the LOC117833048 gene encoding uncharacterized protein yields the protein MPKRMESVDDLIEEAKVRTVWWALCIFAISYFLTHTSKSMWTNVPMSILILAFLRYLSFKVEFRWREQSARKQTYLSQVSKRQLSSNDHRLSTVPPVSRWRRKVGSPSVEAAFESFTENILRDFVLDLFYSDITPDREAPELIRGLILHALGEVSGRVKEMNLVDLLTRDMVDLIGNHLDVFRKNQALIGADVMRTLSSEERDERLKQHLIVSQELHPALLSSEHEYKVLQEIVGGIMALVLRPQDAQSPLVRCFSRELMTCLVLQPVMNFASPIYMNELIVYLLNNNDTSNVGGNTNMSNTGTVMVVHDRSSYKGGSQGSQKESRNLTVEPSGLVPGNNSSMRTLVTSEGGKSKVSEDDHDSAIQPRQPDWAVRLNAATKRKSLVLAPENLENMWAIGRNYQEKMNKTDNSSRLKGSGGDNSPSAGAVGKEISSNFNERIASVDDKYMVNLMQSTNRNVQSAFVTGSHPLALQNKNEMKPKEMNQVNYSSKEKTHEASNSAKAELKRSSSTPDIEKRYLVKSNQPMVSSESGNARKNQDEKVVGLASHGEVVLHAPKIRCRVVGAYFEKLGSKSFAVYSIAVTDADNKTWFVKRRYRNFERLHRQLKEIPNYSLHLPPKSFLSSSVDDYLVHQRCILLDKYLQDLLSIANIAEQHEVWDFLSASSKNYSAGKSTSVMKTLAVNVDDAMDDIVRQFKGVSDGLKRAVGTPPSSATAQFTDNRMSLSWNHEETDNQNLHHRNFERARSLSDGDSNYEDLTSSANSGCHSDNEVNNKGHTSNDTKHIETYSGLDTQVSGQIQKPVRAYSDSSNMSSLNTFEYPTGIPPEWMPTNVSVPLLNLVEKVFQLKRRGWIRRQVLWISKQILQLVMEDAIDEWIIRQINWLRRDDVIVQVIRWIQDTLWPNGIFFTKLDGYKGNSGISQFDKQSSGTGTSKKSCANSFEFQLEASRNASEVKKLLLDGTPSTLVSIIGYKQYRRSARDMYYFLQSNVCVKQLSYAMLEQAIVTIFPELRQLIDDIHEKGRKEQASFTYQL from the exons ATGCCGAAGAGGATGGAGAGCGTGGACGATCTGATCGAGGAGGCCAAGGTGCGCACCGTCTGGTGGGCGCTCTGCATCTTCGCCATCTCCTACTTCCTCACGC ATACAAGTAAATCAATGTGGACAAATGTGCCCATGTCAATCCTTATACTTGCATTTCTCCGATATCTCTCCTTCAAAGTGGAGTTCCGTTGGAGGGAACAGTCTGCACGTAAGCAGACATATTTGTCTCAAGTGTCAAAGAGGCAGTTGTCTTCTAATGATCATCGACTGTCAACTGTGCCACCAGTTTCAAGATGGAGACGGAAAGTTGGCTCACCTTCGGTTGAGGCTGCTTTTGAAAGTTTCACTGAGAATATTTTGAGGGACTTTGTTTTGGACTTGTTCTATTCAGATATTACTCCCGACAGGGAGGCCCCGGAACTGATACGGGGCTTAATACTCCATGCTCTTGGTGAAGTATCAGGCAGGGTGAAAGAGATGAATCTAGTTGACTTGCTAACAAG GGATATGGTTGATTTGATTGGAAACCATTTAGATGTTTTCCGGAAAAATCAAGCTCTGATTGGTGCTGATGTTATGAGGACGTTGTCTTCCGAGGAAAGAGATGAGAGACTGAAGCAGCACCTAATAGTTTCACAGGAACTTCATCCAGCACTATTATCTTCAGAGCATGAGTACAAG GTTCTTCAAGAAATTGTGGGGGGCATTATGGCTCTAGTTTTGAGACCACAAGATGCTCAGAGTCCACTAGTTCGCTGTTTCTCCAGGGAACTCATGACCTGCCTAGTCTTGCAGCCAGTGATGAACTTCGCTAGTCCAAT CTATATGAACGAGTTAATTGTCTACCTTCTAAACAACAATGATACGAGCAATGTAGGAGGCAATACAAACATGTCTAATACTGGAACTGTGATGGTAGTGCATGATCGTTCGTCGTACAAAGGCGGTTCACAAGGTTCTCAAAAGGAATCAAGGAATTTGACTGTAGAACCAAGTGGTTTAGTTCCAGGAAATAATTCCAGCATGAGGACACTTGTTACATCTGAAGGTGGAAAGTCAAAAGTGTCAGAGGATGACCATGACAGTGCCATCCAGCCTCGCCAACCAGACTGGGCGGTGCGATTGAATGCAGCTACTAAAAGAAAATCACTGGTTCTTGCCCCTGAGAATCTTGAGAACATGTGGGCAATAGGAAGAAATTACCAGGAGAAAATGAATAAAACAGACAATTCATCAAGATTGAAAGGTTCTGGAGGTGATAACAGTCCAAGTGCAGGGGCAGTGGGTAAAGAGATCTCTTCAAACTTCAATGAGAGAATTGCATCTGTTGATGATAAATACATGGTCAACTTGATGCAAAGTACCAATAGGAATGTTCAATCCGCTTTTGTCACAGGCAGTCATCCCCTTGCTTTACAAAATAAGAATGAAATGAAACCAAAAGAGATGAATCAAGTTAATTACAGCAGCAAGGAAAAAACACATGAAGCAAGCAACAGTGCAAAAGCTGAACTAAAGCGGTCTAGTAGTACTCCTGATATTGAAAAAAGATATTTGGTCAAAAGTAACCAACCCATGGTTTCCAGTGAAAGTGGAAATGCAAGGAAAAATCAGGATGAGAAAGTCGTTGGTCTTGCCTCTCATGGTGAGGTAGTATTGCATGCTCCGAAGATAAGATGCCGG GTTGTTGGTGCATATTTCGAGAAACTAGGTTCAAAATCTTTTGCAGTTTATTCTATTGCTGTGACTGATGCAGATAACAAGACCTGGTTTGTGAAAAGAAG ATACCGAAATTTTGAGCGTCTTCATCGACAACTGAAGGAGATTCCTAATTATTCATTACATCTGCCTCCAAAGAGTTTTCTTTCATCTAGTGTTGATGATTACCTTGTGCACCAACGATGCATTCTCCTGGACAAATATCTTCAA GATCTCTTGTCTATAGCGAATATTGCAGAGCAGCATGAAGTTTGGGATTTTCTAAGTGCATCATCAAAG AATTACTCTGCTGGAAAGTCCACCTCTGTTATGAAAACTTTGGCTG TTAATGTTGATGATGCGATGGATGACATTGTTCGACAATTTAAAGGAGTTTCAGATGGTTTAAAACGGGCGGTTGGCACGCCACCTTCTAGTGCCACTGCAcaattcacagataatagaatgtCTCTATCTTGGAACCACGAGGAGACAGATAACCAAAATTTGCATCATAGAAACTTTGAAAGGGCTCGTAGCCTTTCTGATGGTGATAGTAACTATGAAGATCTCACCTCATCTGCAAATAGCGGATGCCACTCAGACAATGAGGTGAACAATAAAGGGCATACTTCAAATGATACTAAGCACATTGAAACATACTCTGGTTTGGATACACAAGTCAGCGGACAGATACAAAAACCTGTGAGGGCATATTCTGATTCTTCAAACATGTCATCTCTTAATACATTCGAGTATCCAACAGGAATTCCTCCTGAG TGGATGCCAACAAATGTTAGCGTACCTTTATTGAACCTGGTTGAAAAGGTATTCCAGCTAAAGCGACGCGGTTGGATACG GAGACAAGTTCTTTGGATATCAAAACAAATTTTGCAGTTGGTCATGGAAGATGCAATCGATGAATGGATTATAAGACAAATCAATTGGCTCCGAAGAGATGATGTCATTGTTCAAGTAATACGTTGGATTCAAGAT ACCCTTTGGCCTAATGGTATATTCTTCACCAAGTTGGATGGATATAAAGGGAATTCCGGCATAAGTCAATTTGACAAGCAGTCATCTGGAACTGGGACTTCCAAAAAGAGCTGTGCAAACTCATTTGAGTTTCAACTTGAGGCATCTAGAAATGCCAGTGAAGTTAAGAAACTTCTTTTAG ATGGAACTCCATCTACCTTAGTCAGCATAATTGGGTACAAGCAGTACCGACGTAGTGCAAGGGACATGTACTACTTCCTCCAA TCCAACGTCTGTGTTAAGCAACTATCGTACGCGATGTTAGAACAGGCGATCGTAACAATCTTCCCAGAGCTTCGTCAACTAATTGACGACATCCACGAGAAGGGCCGCAAGGAGCAAGCCTCATTCACATACCAACTCTGA